Proteins encoded within one genomic window of Glycine soja cultivar W05 chromosome 1, ASM419377v2, whole genome shotgun sequence:
- the LOC114405674 gene encoding protein MAIN-LIKE 1-like: protein MVRTRGLHRVLGTGRGRDISEDVPEADVPRRRRPTASARRQRVTQRVEDVPELPEDVPHVSNGSPEMTGVADGVETDRVASDGSLGAPADDEGFPSGPHDPSVLIGFAYHVAHNIWSGHLVSHGRKVDKFGRSAAEIEGMIAATGLDPPTRCSIITTDPGLIFDFVEWWHRETSSFHLPVGEVTITLDDVSSLLHIPITGALHSFEPLVTSDAVALLTELLEVTPDEATAETRQVGGPHVRLSWLRDMYQSRCRARQWVAAARTYLLHLVGCTLFANKSATHVHVVHLQAFRDLGQAGEFSWGAAALVHLYNQLNEASQAPTRQMAGYISLLQCWIYEHFPSIHRCVVDDGYAEASPRACRWLTGKAQMTGIKGAPYRARIDSLTVTDVCWMPYAEHRGVRGYDLISSYTGQVRWGQIIVYIRPERVVRQMGYIQTVPLPPVRDSLTGTDIDDRWVHFSDHVVPTGKLYVVPGQVAPDYMEWFFQISHPFLTPTEDTVEPRPAPPPPTHDDDFVEPPVVEVSVTSDLPTHSVVDCTTCVRIGRIAEHLERVINLRMVTEGTDSYDIMDPCLRIARDDDPDDSLRPRQRPRID, encoded by the exons atggttagaacaCGAGGTCTACATCGTGTGTTAGGCACAGGTAGAGGCAGAGACATTAGTGAGGATGTGCCAGAGGCTGATGTTCCTCGGCGTCGTAGGCCCACTGCCTCAGCACGTAGGCAACGGGTTACCCAGAGAGTCGAAGATGTTCCTGAGTTGCCTGAGGATGTGCCTCATGTGTCTAATGGTAGCCCAGAGATGACAGGCGTTGCCGATGGTGTTGAGACAGATCGAGTGGCTAGTGATGGGAGCTTGGGGGCACCTGCTGATGATGAGGGGTTCCCCAGTGGGCCACACGATCCATCTGTTTTGATAGGATTTGCTTATCATGTGGCACACAACATATGGAGTGGACAT TTGGTCTCCCATGGTAGGAAAGTAGATAAATTTGGGAGATCGGCTGCTGAGATCGAAGGTATGATTGCGGCCACTGGATTGGATCCACCGACCAGGTGTTCTATAATCACCACCGATCCTGGACTCATATTCGACTTTGTTGAGTGGTGGCATAGGGAGACGAGCAGCTTCCACCTCCCAGTAGGGGAGGTGACGATCACTCTAGACGACGTTTCGTCACTCCTGCACATTCCGATTACTGGCGCGCTGCATTCATTCGAGCCACTGGTTACATCTGACGCAGTGGCCTTGTTGACGGAGCTACTTGAGGTCACCCCAGATGAGGCTACAGCTGAGACACGTCAGGTAGGTGGGCCTCATGTTCGGTTGTCCTGGCTTCGGGACATGTACCAGAGTAGGTGCCGAGCCAGGCAGTGGGTTGCTGCAGCTCGGACATACCTCCTTCATTTGGTTGGTTGCACTCTTttcgctaacaagagtgcaacccatGTCCATGTTGTGCACCTGCAGGCATTCAGGGACCTAGGTCAGGCAGGGGAATTCTCTTGGGGAGCGGCCGCTTTGGTCCACTTGTACAATCAGCTTAACGAGGCGTCGCAGGCCCCTACACGGCAGATGGCCGGTTACATTTCACTACTTCAG TGCTGGATTTACGAGCACTTTCCATCGATCCATAGGTGTGTCGTTGACGATGGTTATGCTGAGGCTAGCCCACGTGCCTGTAGGTGGCTTACGGGTAAGGCCCAGATGACCGGGATTAAGGGAGCCCCTTACAGAGCACGTATTGATTCCCTGACAGTGACCGATGTCTGTTGGATGCCGTATGCTGAGCATCGGGGAGTTCGAGGCTATGACTTGATCTCCTCGTACACGGGGCAAGTCAGATGGGGTCAGATCATTGTCTACATTCGACCAGAGAGGGTGGTTCGGCAGATGGGGTACATTCAGACCGTTCCTCTGCCACCGGTTCGTGATTCGTTGACAGGTACTGATATAGACGACCGGTGGGTACACTTTTCAGATCATGTGGTGCCTACAGGGAAGCTCTATGTAGTTCCTGGGCAAGTGGCCCCAGactacatggagtggttttttCAGATTTCGCACCCTTTTCTGACGCCGACGGAGGACACTGTTGAGCCGAGACCTGCGCCTCCCCCTCCCACTCATGATGATGACTTCGTCGAGCCACCTGTCGTCGAGGTTTCAGTCACGTCGGATCTCCCTACGCATTCAGTG GTTGATTGCACAACATGTGTAAGGATTGGAAGGATTGCTGAGCATTTGGAGCGCGTCATCAACCTCAGGATGGTGACTGAAGGGACTGACTCATATGATATCATGGATCCTTGTCTGAGGATAGCTAGAGATGACGACCCAGATGACAGTCTTAGGCCGCGACAGAGACCCCGCATAGATTag